A part of Paraburkholderia largidicola genomic DNA contains:
- a CDS encoding PLP-dependent aminotransferase family protein — protein MEIHLSVEGRHDLAGQIYRQLRAGIIEGRLAGGTQLPSTRDLATQLGVSRKTTLDVFERLLAEGFLHARAGSGTFVAEGLQRLPAEKTAHARAAHDAKTAPTSSARAQPVWHTVPEVLSPQPTPGTPYDFIGGITDKSHFPFDVWRRCVNHALRVQSRGRGTYRDAAGEQELRLAISRYLAFNRAVASNWEDVIVTQGAQHALDLIARVTLRPGDVAVIEDPGYPPARACLTAVGAKVVAVPVDAEGLIVSKLPKNARLVYVTPSHQFPLGMPMSLARRVELLEWAQQRDAVIIEDDYDCEYRFEGRPMEPLKSLDRTGLVAYVGTFSKTIFPELRVGYMVPPASLFDTLRKARQIGDWHGCSLTQTALASFMLNGDFAKHLKRMHKLYAARRASLLAHLHGDLARWFEPIVPTAGIHMAALLKAPLTEAAVIEAARDESIALHGLAPFYVRAKPQPGLVFGYGGIEAEQIDAALATLAKLLPRVESRT, from the coding sequence ATGGAAATCCACCTATCCGTAGAGGGCCGCCACGACCTGGCGGGGCAAATCTACCGACAACTGCGCGCAGGAATAATCGAAGGCCGCCTGGCAGGCGGCACACAACTGCCATCGACCCGCGATCTCGCCACGCAACTCGGGGTCTCCCGCAAAACGACCCTCGACGTCTTCGAGCGCCTGCTCGCCGAGGGCTTCCTGCACGCGCGCGCCGGCTCGGGTACCTTTGTCGCCGAAGGTTTACAGCGGCTGCCCGCCGAAAAAACCGCACATGCACGCGCCGCACATGACGCGAAAACGGCCCCCACCTCCAGCGCCCGAGCGCAGCCGGTCTGGCACACCGTTCCCGAGGTACTCAGTCCTCAGCCGACACCCGGCACGCCGTACGACTTCATCGGCGGCATTACCGACAAGTCCCATTTCCCCTTCGATGTCTGGCGCCGCTGCGTGAACCACGCGCTGCGCGTGCAGTCGCGCGGACGCGGCACCTATCGCGATGCCGCCGGCGAACAGGAATTGAGGCTCGCGATCTCGCGATACCTCGCGTTTAATCGCGCCGTCGCGAGCAACTGGGAGGACGTCATTGTGACGCAGGGCGCGCAGCATGCGCTCGACCTCATCGCGCGCGTGACGCTGCGTCCCGGCGACGTCGCCGTCATCGAAGACCCCGGCTATCCGCCCGCGCGTGCGTGCCTCACGGCCGTGGGCGCGAAAGTCGTCGCCGTGCCCGTCGATGCCGAAGGCCTGATCGTCAGCAAGCTGCCGAAGAACGCGCGGCTCGTCTACGTGACGCCGTCGCACCAGTTTCCGCTCGGCATGCCGATGAGTCTCGCGCGGCGCGTCGAGTTGCTCGAATGGGCGCAACAGCGCGACGCCGTCATCATCGAAGACGACTACGACTGCGAATACCGCTTCGAAGGACGGCCGATGGAGCCGCTGAAGAGCCTCGACCGTACCGGCCTCGTCGCGTACGTGGGAACGTTTTCAAAGACGATCTTTCCCGAGCTGCGCGTCGGTTACATGGTGCCGCCCGCGTCGCTATTCGACACGCTGCGCAAGGCGCGGCAGATCGGCGACTGGCATGGTTGCTCGCTGACGCAGACCGCGCTCGCCAGTTTCATGCTGAACGGTGACTTCGCCAAGCATCTGAAGCGGATGCACAAGCTCTACGCAGCGCGCCGTGCAAGCCTGCTTGCGCATCTGCACGGCGACCTCGCACGCTGGTTCGAGCCTATCGTGCCGACGGCGGGCATCCATATGGCTGCATTGCTCAAGGCGCCGCTGACGGAGGCGGCCGTGATCGAAGCGGCGCGCGACGAATCGATCGCGCTGCACGGGCTCGCGCCTTTCTATGTGCGCGCGAAGCCGCAACCAGGGCTCGTATTTGGCTATGGCGGCATCGAGGCCGAACAGATCGACGCCGCGCTCGCGACGCTCGCGAAGCTGCTGCCGCGTGTCGAATCAAGGACTTGA
- a CDS encoding HU family DNA-binding protein, producing MATSAKKVAKKAATVPTKKVAAKKAAAPAKKVTAKKVAVKASGVPSPIKDTFTKASLAAHVAERAGVEPKSAKAVLAALEDTILGSVHKKGAGEFTLSGLLKIVVQTVPAKKKRFGKDPFTGQERWFPAKPASVRVKARALKKLKDAAA from the coding sequence ATGGCGACTTCCGCAAAAAAGGTAGCCAAGAAGGCTGCTACGGTTCCGACCAAGAAGGTTGCTGCAAAGAAAGCTGCTGCTCCCGCAAAGAAAGTCACGGCTAAGAAGGTCGCCGTGAAGGCGTCCGGCGTTCCCTCGCCGATCAAGGACACCTTCACGAAGGCCTCGCTGGCTGCACACGTTGCGGAGCGTGCGGGTGTCGAGCCGAAGTCGGCGAAGGCAGTTCTGGCTGCACTCGAAGACACGATCCTCGGTTCGGTTCACAAGAAGGGCGCTGGCGAATTCACGCTGTCGGGTCTTCTGAAGATCGTCGTTCAGACCGTTCCGGCGAAGAAGAAGCGCTTCGGCAAGGACCCGTTCACGGGTCAGGAGCGCTGGTTCCCGGCCAAGCCGGCAAGCGTGCGAGTCAAGGCTCGCGCGTTGAAGAAGCTGAAGGACGCAGCAGCGTAA
- a CDS encoding circularly permuted type 2 ATP-grasp protein gives MRCFDEMRQFDDAVRPHYQRFERWLVQQGSEAIERKRAEADLLFRRVGITFAVNGDLSGTERLIPFDLIPRIIPRSEWQTLEAGLRQRVQALNLFIHDVYHDRNIVRAGIVPADQVYTNAQYRPEMQGVDVPLAVYAHIAGVDVVRAGENGEFYVLEDNLRVPSGVSYMLENRKMMMRLFPELFVQNRIAPVAHYPDLLLDTLRSVAPEGVDDPVVVVLTPGMYNSAYFEHTFLAQQMGVELVEGKDLFVDDNYVFMRTTQGPRRVDVIYRRVDDDFLDPLAFRQDSALGVPGLLTAYRAGRVALANAMGTGIADDKSIYPYVPDMIEFYLGEKPILNNVPTYQCRKPDDLAYTLAHLSELVVKEVHGAGGYGMLVGPASTSAEIEAFRQRLIEKPAGYIAQPTLALSACPTFVESGVAPRHIDLRPFVLSGKTVTMCAGGLTRVALQEGSLVVNSSQGGGTKDTWMVD, from the coding sequence ATGCGATGCTTTGACGAGATGCGTCAGTTCGATGACGCCGTGCGGCCGCATTATCAGCGGTTCGAACGCTGGCTCGTGCAGCAGGGCAGCGAGGCAATCGAGAGAAAGCGGGCCGAAGCCGATCTGCTGTTTCGCCGCGTCGGCATCACGTTCGCCGTCAACGGTGACCTGTCGGGCACCGAACGGCTCATTCCGTTCGATCTGATCCCGCGCATCATCCCGCGCAGCGAATGGCAAACGCTCGAAGCCGGCCTCAGGCAGCGCGTCCAGGCGCTCAACCTCTTCATCCACGACGTCTATCACGACCGCAACATCGTCCGCGCCGGCATCGTGCCCGCCGATCAGGTCTACACCAACGCGCAGTACCGGCCGGAAATGCAGGGCGTCGACGTACCGCTCGCCGTCTATGCGCATATCGCAGGCGTCGACGTCGTGCGCGCCGGCGAGAACGGCGAGTTCTACGTGCTCGAAGATAATCTGCGCGTGCCGTCGGGCGTGTCGTACATGCTCGAGAACCGCAAGATGATGATGCGGCTCTTCCCCGAACTGTTCGTGCAGAACCGCATCGCGCCCGTCGCGCACTATCCCGACCTGCTGCTCGACACGCTGCGCTCGGTGGCGCCCGAAGGCGTCGACGATCCCGTCGTGGTCGTGCTGACGCCCGGCATGTACAACTCCGCCTACTTCGAGCACACCTTCCTCGCGCAGCAGATGGGCGTCGAACTGGTGGAAGGCAAGGACCTCTTCGTCGACGACAACTACGTGTTCATGCGCACCACACAAGGGCCGCGGCGCGTGGATGTGATCTATCGGCGGGTCGACGACGACTTTCTCGATCCGCTCGCGTTCCGCCAGGATTCGGCGCTCGGCGTGCCGGGTCTGCTGACGGCGTATCGCGCAGGGCGCGTCGCGCTGGCAAACGCGATGGGCACCGGCATCGCCGACGACAAGTCGATCTATCCGTACGTCCCCGACATGATCGAGTTCTATCTGGGCGAAAAGCCCATCCTGAACAACGTGCCGACCTACCAGTGCCGCAAGCCCGATGACCTCGCGTACACGCTCGCGCATCTGTCCGAGCTCGTCGTGAAGGAAGTGCACGGCGCAGGCGGCTACGGGATGCTCGTCGGGCCGGCGTCGACGTCGGCGGAAATCGAGGCGTTCCGCCAGCGGCTGATCGAAAAGCCGGCTGGCTACATCGCGCAGCCGACGCTCGCGCTGTCCGCCTGCCCGACCTTCGTCGAGTCCGGCGTTGCGCCGCGCCATATCGATCTGCGGCCGTTCGTCCTGTCGGGCAAGACGGTGACGATGTGCGCTGGCGGCCTCACGCGCGTCGCCTTGCAGGAGGGCTCGCTGGTCGTCAACTCGTCGCAGGGAGGCGGCACCAAAGACACCTGGATGGTCGACTGA
- a CDS encoding alpha-E domain-containing protein — translation MLSRTADHLFWMARYMERAENTARMLDINLKAQLLPQTPEQEDRAQRSVLRISELEHAFAQRYDEPTRENVLDFMVADPTNPSSIHSCLQAARENARAVRGTLTTEWWETINDTWLEFNERTAHGEVANNLSALFEWVKFRSHLSRGVTIGTALQDDAFFFTQLGTFLERADNTARILDVRFADAEPNSREAARQLEDFYYWTSILSSVSALEIYRKVYRDVVTPARVVELMILNSQMPRSLLASLDRVCENLAMLRTQGSNQCERFAGKLRAELLYSDIRQIFEAGLHAWLTQFLARVFELGNMVARTYLMLPVA, via the coding sequence ATGCTGAGCCGCACTGCCGATCATCTGTTCTGGATGGCCCGTTACATGGAGCGCGCCGAGAATACCGCGCGCATGCTCGACATCAACCTGAAGGCGCAACTGCTGCCGCAGACGCCCGAACAGGAGGATCGCGCGCAGCGTTCGGTGCTGCGCATCTCCGAACTGGAGCACGCGTTTGCACAGCGCTACGACGAGCCGACGCGCGAAAACGTGCTCGATTTCATGGTCGCCGATCCGACCAACCCGTCGAGCATTCATTCGTGTCTGCAGGCAGCACGCGAAAACGCACGCGCGGTGCGCGGCACGCTGACGACGGAATGGTGGGAAACGATCAACGACACGTGGCTCGAATTCAACGAGCGCACGGCGCACGGCGAGGTGGCGAACAATCTGTCGGCGCTGTTCGAATGGGTGAAGTTCCGCTCGCATCTGTCGCGCGGCGTGACGATCGGCACCGCGTTACAGGACGACGCGTTCTTCTTTACGCAACTCGGCACCTTTCTCGAACGCGCGGACAACACGGCGCGCATTCTCGACGTGCGCTTCGCCGATGCTGAGCCGAACTCGCGCGAGGCGGCGCGCCAGCTCGAGGACTTCTATTACTGGACGTCGATTCTCAGTTCCGTGTCGGCGCTGGAGATCTACCGCAAGGTGTATCGCGATGTCGTGACGCCGGCGCGCGTGGTGGAGTTGATGATCCTGAACTCGCAGATGCCGCGCTCGCTGCTGGCGTCCCTCGATCGCGTCTGCGAAAACCTCGCGATGCTGCGCACGCAGGGCTCGAATCAATGCGAGCGCTTTGCGGGCAAGCTGCGCGCCGAATTGCTTTACTCGGATATCCGGCAGATTTTCGAAGCCGGTCTGCATGCGTGGCTCACACAGTTTCTCGCCCGCGTGTTCGAACTCGGCAACATGGTCGCGCGCACGTACCTGATGCTGCCCGTTGCCTGA
- a CDS encoding transglutaminase family protein, with the protein MYLTIRHDTSYRYESTVHYSIQQLRLTPSSGASQIVRRWTLDAPGKLDSTFDAYGNVLHTLVLNKQHDEIRVHVSGEIDTFALIDGRLGDDAGAIPLEHFTCATRLTDCDPAIRELAASVPSLDKPATLIALAEKIIDRVQFETGATGVTSTASQALALGKGVCQDHAHLMLACCRARGIPARYVSGYIEPGDVEHAASHAWVDVWLTGIGWVSVDVTHAAFASEMYCRLAAARDYEAASPVRGRRIGGLEETLDVSVAVKAQEQSPQ; encoded by the coding sequence ATGTATCTGACGATCCGCCACGACACTTCTTACCGCTACGAATCGACGGTCCATTACTCGATCCAGCAACTGCGTCTCACGCCGTCGAGCGGTGCTTCACAGATCGTGCGGCGCTGGACGCTCGACGCGCCCGGCAAGCTCGACTCGACCTTCGACGCCTACGGCAACGTGCTGCACACGCTCGTGCTCAACAAGCAGCACGACGAGATACGCGTGCACGTGTCGGGCGAAATCGACACGTTTGCGCTGATCGACGGGCGCCTTGGCGACGATGCGGGTGCGATTCCGCTCGAGCATTTCACCTGCGCCACGCGCCTGACCGACTGCGATCCCGCGATTCGCGAGCTGGCGGCGTCCGTGCCGTCGCTCGACAAGCCGGCTACGCTGATCGCGCTGGCGGAGAAGATCATCGACCGCGTGCAGTTCGAAACAGGCGCGACGGGTGTGACGAGCACGGCGTCGCAGGCGCTCGCGCTCGGCAAGGGCGTCTGCCAGGACCACGCGCATCTGATGCTCGCGTGCTGCCGTGCGCGCGGGATTCCAGCGCGCTATGTGAGCGGTTATATCGAACCGGGCGACGTCGAGCATGCGGCGAGTCACGCGTGGGTCGATGTGTGGCTCACGGGCATTGGCTGGGTTTCCGTCGACGTCACACATGCTGCGTTTGCCAGCGAGATGTATTGCCGGCTCGCAGCGGCGCGTGACTACGAAGCGGCGTCGCCGGTGCGCGGACGGCGTATCGGCGGACTGGAAGAGACGCTCGATGTGTCCGTTGCCGTGAAGGCGCAGGAGCAGTCTCCGCAATAA
- a CDS encoding proteasome-type protease — MTYCVAMCVDEGLVFLSDTRTNAGVDHISTARKMSVFEEPGERMLVLLGAGNLSLTQAVLQELSEPTGPSASSKPTLWTVPTMADAARVVGQAVRDVHVREANALQEFGVDFNCSFILGGQIRENAESGNGAGQPRPRLFMIYAAGNFIESSRVNPYFQIGESKYGKPIIDRVLIPSTPLDEAAKCALISMDSTLRSNLSVGLPLDLLVYEKDSLKVTRFVSIDQDNAYFQMIHRTWGERLRQVFGEIPDPDWQITGEVPQNGHVGEMVLYRPPGELHTDAQRGTPGPDARPAQTLAQADKPKTRG; from the coding sequence ATGACTTACTGTGTGGCGATGTGCGTCGATGAAGGGCTCGTGTTCCTGTCGGATACACGGACCAATGCCGGCGTCGATCACATCAGCACCGCGCGCAAGATGTCGGTGTTCGAAGAGCCCGGCGAACGCATGCTGGTGCTGCTCGGCGCGGGCAATCTGTCGCTCACGCAGGCCGTGCTGCAAGAGTTGTCCGAGCCGACCGGACCTTCTGCTTCGTCAAAGCCCACGCTTTGGACCGTGCCGACCATGGCCGACGCCGCGCGCGTGGTGGGCCAGGCCGTGCGCGACGTGCATGTGCGCGAGGCGAATGCGCTGCAGGAATTCGGCGTCGACTTCAATTGCAGCTTCATTCTCGGCGGGCAGATCCGTGAGAACGCGGAGAGCGGCAATGGCGCCGGGCAACCGCGGCCGCGTCTCTTCATGATCTATGCGGCGGGCAACTTCATCGAATCGTCGCGCGTGAACCCTTACTTTCAGATCGGCGAGTCGAAGTACGGCAAGCCGATCATCGACCGCGTGCTGATCCCCTCCACGCCGCTCGACGAGGCCGCCAAGTGCGCGCTGATCTCGATGGACTCGACGCTGCGCTCGAACCTCTCGGTCGGGCTGCCGCTCGATCTGCTCGTCTACGAGAAGGATTCGCTGAAGGTGACCCGTTTCGTGTCGATCGATCAGGACAATGCCTATTTCCAGATGATCCATCGCACGTGGGGCGAGCGGCTTCGGCAGGTGTTCGGCGAGATTCCCGATCCGGACTGGCAAATCACGGGCGAGGTGCCGCAGAACGGGCATGTCGGGGAGATGGTGCTGTATCGGCCGCCGGGCGAGTTGCATACGGATGCACAGCGCGGCACGCCGGGCCCCGACGCGCGGCCCGCGCAGACTTTGGCTCAAGCCGACAAGCCTAAAACGCGCGGCTGA
- a CDS encoding porin has product MKRIALSTLSLALLGAAGAAHAQSSVTLYGLIDDSIQYIHNANTANDNLWQLAAGNLQGSRWGMKGTEDLGGGLKAIFQLESGFNPNNGKMGSYGTGTKLFGRQAYVGVTHDAYGTVTLGRQYDPLVDLVQPLTADNYFGSTFTTPGDVDNNDNSSRTNNAIKYVSPVWSGFQFEGMYALGGVAGATGAGQSWAGAATWSGGPFSVAAGYFRMENANTLASRGVVPGVNQGGTWNTGVTSDATFDGSNINGAYQSAKQIDITSVAGQYVTGPFTFNLRYSFAQYKPDAFSGFASQQKYQVAGAFAGYQITPAMLLGLGYTYTHGSGDASASYNQVSLGGDYNLSKRTDLYLIGAYQKASGHQRDASTGAIVDAGASVGSYGAQAGSSSQEIISLGIRHKF; this is encoded by the coding sequence ATGAAACGAATCGCACTGTCGACGCTCTCGCTGGCACTGCTCGGCGCTGCAGGCGCAGCACATGCACAGAGCAGCGTGACGCTTTATGGCTTGATCGATGACTCGATCCAGTACATTCACAACGCCAACACGGCCAATGACAACCTGTGGCAACTCGCCGCGGGCAACCTGCAAGGCAGCCGTTGGGGCATGAAGGGTACGGAAGACCTGGGCGGTGGCCTGAAGGCGATCTTCCAGTTGGAAAGCGGCTTCAACCCGAACAACGGCAAGATGGGTTCGTACGGCACGGGCACGAAGCTGTTCGGCCGCCAGGCATATGTCGGCGTGACGCACGATGCGTACGGTACGGTCACGTTGGGTCGCCAGTACGACCCGCTGGTCGACCTGGTTCAGCCGCTGACGGCTGACAACTACTTCGGCAGCACGTTCACGACGCCGGGCGACGTTGACAACAACGACAACAGCTCGCGTACGAACAACGCCATCAAGTACGTGTCGCCGGTGTGGAGCGGCTTCCAGTTCGAAGGCATGTACGCTCTCGGCGGCGTCGCTGGCGCAACGGGTGCAGGCCAATCGTGGGCAGGCGCAGCAACGTGGAGCGGCGGTCCGTTCAGCGTTGCAGCTGGCTACTTCCGCATGGAAAACGCGAACACGCTGGCAAGCCGCGGCGTCGTCCCGGGCGTGAACCAGGGTGGCACGTGGAATACGGGCGTGACGTCGGACGCTACGTTTGACGGCTCGAACATCAACGGCGCGTACCAGTCAGCCAAGCAGATCGACATCACGTCGGTGGCTGGCCAATATGTCACGGGTCCGTTCACGTTCAACCTGCGTTACAGCTTCGCGCAGTACAAGCCGGACGCATTCTCGGGCTTCGCGTCGCAGCAGAAGTACCAGGTTGCTGGCGCCTTCGCTGGCTACCAGATCACGCCGGCAATGCTGCTCGGTCTGGGCTACACCTACACGCACGGCTCTGGCGACGCGTCGGCAAGCTACAACCAGGTTTCGCTGGGCGGCGACTACAATCTGTCCAAGCGTACCGACCTGTACCTGATCGGTGCTTACCAGAAGGCAAGCGGCCATCAGCGCGATGCAAGCACTGGCGCCATCGTCGATGCAGGCGCATCGGTTGGCTCGTACGGTGCACAAGCAGGCTCGAGCTCGCAAGAGATCATCAGCCTGGGTATCCGTCACAAGTTCTAA
- a CDS encoding YhjD/YihY/BrkB family envelope integrity protein, with translation MELDSLSADKLQTVAKKQASWAVGALRQFSENRCAAMAASIAFYAAFSLAPTLVMVIAISGWFFGAEAARGELFRQVHSVLGNDAAAAVTTIVQNAHRSGGAGGVAAIISFVLLAVGASATFSSLNSALNIVWPSVAPRASSVFALVRVRLISFGLVLGVAFLLIVSLVLDTAITFIGNWIWGDSPYVVIGNLLQLAVGWMVLAFAFAALLKFLPDAPVRWRDALVGGTVAAALFSAGKKLFALYLAHAGMANSFGAAGSLAVLLMWLYFSAVVLLLGAEFSAARGRMHDPRGAWGVAPATPPGSRAMLASVLAASTVARDARPGGPVSGPASSPVSGPQPAPTDTPATPPVPRRSIATRLLAKHDEGIAQALSIGKTVIKAESHATRAAAVTIVEAGRRAGAADRYVRRHPWESMLIAASTAMALVAFARRRGASNDAETPLSDHASR, from the coding sequence ATGGAACTCGATTCACTGTCCGCCGACAAGCTGCAAACGGTCGCGAAGAAGCAGGCGTCGTGGGCTGTCGGCGCGTTGCGGCAATTCTCCGAGAACCGCTGCGCGGCGATGGCGGCGAGCATCGCGTTCTATGCGGCGTTCTCGCTCGCGCCGACGCTGGTGATGGTGATCGCGATCTCCGGCTGGTTCTTCGGCGCGGAAGCCGCGCGCGGCGAATTGTTCAGACAGGTGCACAGCGTGCTCGGCAACGATGCCGCAGCCGCCGTCACGACGATCGTGCAGAACGCGCATCGCAGCGGCGGTGCGGGCGGCGTCGCCGCGATCATCTCGTTCGTCCTGCTGGCCGTGGGCGCGTCGGCCACGTTTTCGTCGCTGAACAGTGCGCTCAATATCGTGTGGCCGTCGGTGGCGCCGCGTGCGTCGAGCGTGTTCGCGCTGGTGCGCGTGCGGCTGATCTCGTTCGGACTCGTGCTCGGCGTGGCATTCCTGCTGATCGTGTCGCTGGTGCTCGACACGGCGATCACGTTTATCGGCAACTGGATCTGGGGCGACTCGCCTTATGTGGTGATCGGCAATCTGTTGCAACTGGCCGTCGGCTGGATGGTGCTCGCGTTCGCGTTCGCCGCGCTGCTCAAGTTTCTGCCCGATGCGCCCGTGCGCTGGCGCGACGCGCTGGTCGGCGGGACGGTGGCGGCTGCGCTCTTCTCGGCGGGCAAGAAACTCTTTGCGCTCTACCTCGCGCATGCCGGCATGGCGAATTCGTTCGGCGCGGCCGGCTCGCTCGCGGTGCTGCTGATGTGGCTGTACTTCTCGGCGGTCGTGTTGCTGCTCGGCGCGGAATTCTCCGCCGCGCGAGGCCGCATGCACGATCCGCGCGGCGCGTGGGGGGTTGCGCCCGCCACGCCGCCGGGTAGCCGCGCGATGCTGGCGTCCGTGCTGGCGGCATCGACGGTGGCGAGAGACGCGAGGCCGGGAGGACCGGTTAGCGGCCCGGCAAGTAGCCCCGTCAGCGGTCCGCAGCCGGCTCCAACCGACACACCGGCCACGCCGCCGGTCCCGCGTCGCTCCATCGCAACGCGATTGCTGGCGAAGCATGACGAGGGTATTGCTCAGGCCCTGTCGATCGGCAAGACGGTCATCAAGGCGGAATCGCATGCGACGCGCGCCGCCGCGGTGACGATCGTCGAAGCCGGACGCAGGGCCGGTGCGGCGGACCGTTACGTCAGGCGACATCCGTGGGAGTCGATGCTGATCGCGGCGAGTACCGCAATGGCCCTGGTCGCGTTCGCCCGGCGCCGCGGCGCTTCGAACGACGCCGAAACGCCGCTTTCGGATCACGCCAGCCGTTAA